ATGCTTAAAAAAAAGGGTTTTATTCATGAAACAGAGATGCCGGGTAGCGGCCATTATAAAATATGGTTTTATAAGATTGAAAAGGCGGAGCGGCACGAGGAAACACAGGATACAAAAAAGCGGGTATGGACAGAGGATGGCACGGTATACATTGACGTAAAAGGACTTGAACCTCCGCAGCCAATGGCTTTAGTGCTTGAAACACTTGCAAAAACAGAGGCTCATAAAACAGTAATTGTTTTCCATGAAAGGAAGCCTGTGTTCCTTTTACCAAAGCTTGAAGAAAAAGGTTACAAATACGAGATTCAGGAACTCAGTGAGCACGATGTAAGAATCATAATTCATAATCCTGAATAATAGAAAAACCATGGCAACCATTTAACCGCAATGATCAAAATACCCCGCATCTTTCAGAAATGCATAAGTAAAAATTAACGTCTGCAGACAATTGACTGAACCAAAGAATCGTTTTAATATATAATATATGAAGCAACTGAAGGATGATACATATCTGTTAGAGTCAGGTAAGTTTGTGAATATTTATGCAATAGTACAGGGCAAGAACGTTTTGATTATTGACACAGGAACGCCTGGCAAGGCAGACAATATGCTCAAAGAGCTTGCGGGAATAGGTATCAAACCTTCCGACGTTAAAGCCGTAATAATAACCCATGCCCATCCAGATCATACAGGTTCATGCGCCGCACTCATAGATAAGACACGCGCAAAACTCTATGTACATAAGGACGACCTTGATGTTCTCGTGGGTAAATCCGGGCCTCCCAGACCGCGATATCTCTTAGAAAAGCTTTCTGCATTTATGATCAAGCATGTATGGAAATATAAACCGCCGCTTGATGCAATACCTGTGGATGAGGATTCCAGCATAAGTGGTTTTGATGGACTTAAAATTATACATACACCCGGGCATACACCCGGCTCCATATCTGTTCTTTATGAAAGGACCGGTACACTCTTCTGCGGTGATGCAATAAACAAAAGGTCAGACAAACTTACCGGCCCGATTAAATACTTTACCGTCGATGCAGATCAGGCATGGCATTCTGTAGGGAAAATCGCTGCTTTGAACTTTAATAGCCTATGTCCCGGACATGGCAATTGGCTCTATCAAGATGCACAGCAAAAGGTCCATGACCTGCTTACAAATAATAAACCCGATCAACCCTAAGATGCATCAAAAAATAATGGGGTTTATGTGACGAATGATTGGTTTGTCATTCCCACGAAAGCAGGAATCCAGTGGGAGCATGTTTGCGAGGATATATAATTTTGAATTAAATCTATTACTATGAATAATGTGATTGTAACATTTTCAACGGATGATGAGACGAGGAAACTTATCAGGGAGTTTATTCCTGAAGTCGTTTTTATAAACGGGCTTTCTGGCTATGAGCGTCTTGATGCCATTAAAAATGCATCCATTCTGTTCGCATGGAATATCAATCGTGAACTCTCTCATGATGAGATAAAGCTTCTCTCAGGTATCAAGTTCATCCAGCTTTTATCGGCTGGTGCTGATCACCTGCCTTTTGAGTCTCTCCCTGTGGATGCAGTAATCGCGAGTAACGCTGGTGCGTACGCAGCGGCAATGGCAGAACACGTGCTGGGTATGATACTCGCACTCTCAAAGAACCTTCTACAGGGTCATAAGAAACTTAAAAATCTCGAATTTGATCACTCGGTAATGAGCGGCTATATCAGGGGTAGTGTATGCGGAATTCTTGGATTCGGCGGTATAGGGAAGGCAGTGGCAGAGCTTATGATCCCGTTTGAAGCGAAGATATACGCAATAAATACATCAGGGAAAACAGATGAAAGGGTAGACTTTATAGCTACATTAAATGACATTGACACCGTACTTAGAGAATCCGACATCCTTGTTATTGCGCTGCCACTCACAAAATACACAAGAGGTGTAATAGGCGAAAGAGAACTCGGGCTAATGAAACATAACGCAATTCTCGTCAACGTTGCCAGAGGCGACATCATAAATGAGAAGGCCCTGTATGATCACCTTAAAGATAACCCGGATTTTAAAGCAGGCATTGATGCATGGTGGATCGAACCTTTCAGGTCTGGAGAGTTTAGGATGACCTACCCGTTCCTTGACCTTCCGAATGTAATAGGGTCACCCCACAATTCCGCACTTGTAAAAGCGACCCTCGTAGAGGCTGTACGATATGCTGCAAAAAATGTTTCCGCTTTTATCAATGGAAAATCCATAAAAGGACTCATAAGAAGGTCTGACTACGTATAGCTAAAACTCTCAGAGCTAACTTATATACGCATTGCGGTACTGGGTTTATTCCTCTATCCCGAACTCATCTTTCATTGCACCGCACAGCGGACATACCCATGTATCGGGCAAGTCATTAAAGTCTGTTCCTGGCGGTATACCACCTTCGTGATCACCTAAAGCAGGGTCATATACATATCCGCATACTGTGCATCTATATTTTTTCATATGACTACTCACAGTATATTAATCTCATGGTGTTTTGCAGCTATCTCGTTTGCCAGTCTCTCAACGGCACTGTATGCCTGGGCATCCGGCTTGCCCTTTATAAGTACATTCTCCAACATCTGAATCTTCAGGTTAGGTATTGTTTTTTGTATATCCTCTATCATCCTGCCACCCCACCCGTAAGAGCCGATTATGGATGCGAACTTTAATTTTGGTCTAAGCGCATTTGCAAGGAATGCTGCGGACATAACAATAGGATGCGCACCTGAAAGCACTGTTGGCGATCCCATCACCATGGTTGCAGCGTCAACCAGAGATATGGCAAGTTTCCCGAGGTCGGTTACGGTCAGATCAAACCTTTCTACTTTAATACCCTTGCCTGTCAACGCATCCGTTAAATAATCTACAAGCAGCTGGGTACTACCGTGCATTGATACGTAGGGTATAATAACCTCATTGCTCACAGTATCGGCAACCCACTTCGTGTGTGATTTTACAATGCAGTCAATATTGTTATACAGAGGACCATGGCTTGGGGCGATGATCTCTGTACTATATTTTGCAAGCCGCTCAAGATGTTTATTTATGTTTGCCCTGAACGGCATCATCACCTCTGCATAGTACCTTTTTGCTGCTTCACACACCTTCCATTCTTCTTTACAGTACAGCTCCGACAAAGCAAGATGTGAGCCGAAGAGGTCACATGTAAAAAGTATTTTATCTTCATGAAGATAGCTGACCATTGTCTCGGGCCAGTGCACCCACGGCGTGTATATGAATTCCAGCGTCTTGCCTCCGAGATCAAGTTTGGCACCGTCTTCTACCGTGGCAATACGATCTTCGGGAATATGAAGGTGATCTATCAGCATGGGCTTGCCCTTTGATGATGTAATAACCTGCGCATTACCGTATCTGTTGAGTACAGCCGGTATTGAACCCGAATGATCCTGTTCCGCATGATGTGATATGATAAAATCTATGTTTTTTACATCCTTAAGATTTTGCATAAGCATATCCGTCATCGACGGATCCACAGTATCCAGCAGAGCTGTTTTGTTTTTTCCGTATATCAGGTAAGCATTATAGCTTGTACCGTCCGGGATCGGGATAAGCGAGTCAAACAACCTTCTGTCCCAGTCCACTGCCCCAGCCAAGAACACATTATCTTTAATTTTCTTTAACCCCATAACAATCTCCCTTTATTAAAATTCCACCCCTGCTCCTCAATGCAAAAATGCGCGTAAGTCACTTGAAGCAGGACCGCCCAAAAAAAGGGGCAATCCATGAATTGCCCCTACGATTAATTTTAAGCAATATATCTCGTTTATTACCCTCACGTTGTCGGGCTTGAAATAGTCGACCATGTTTCCGGCAATGCTGTGAATGGGGTAAGATCAGGCGTTGATTGAAACATATCGTACATGGGCAATGCCGTATCATCATACTGAGTCATTGGAGGTAAATTAAAGATCAACTCAATGGTTTTAAGTATGCTTGTAAACGTGTAGTGCTCATTTGAGATATAACCATGCTTTACGTACGGACTTATTACAATGGCAAAAGACCTCTTCTGATCAATGTGATCAATCCCTACCTGCGGATCGTCCTCGTCTATGAAAATAACCGTATTTTTCCAGTACGGGCTGTGTGATATGGCATCCACGATCATTGCTGTTGCATAATCATTTTCAGAATAATCACCAGGCGGATAATGATCATCTCCTAACGTAAGATATACAAATTGCGGGAATGAGTTTGTCTGGACCATGTTATTAAAGGTTGAAACAAAGTACGCGGCCCTTTGAGTATCACTAAATAGGTTTGCCCATGTAGCATTATAGCCCGGCATAACCATCTCAGGCAGGAGGTTATTGTTCTGAATGCTTATCGGTCTTAATGTAATAAGGCTCTCACCAAAATCAGAGAACGTGATACCAGCATTATAAAGTTCCTGGAACAGCGAATTTGATGGAAGTGTCGCAATAGGATCAGTAGAGTCGTCTGCCCGGTTAGACCCGCCGTAATCTGTGTTTATTGACCATATCCTTTGCAGATAATCACTGAGAAACCCGTCAATCGCAAGAGGATGTCCCTGAATGGATGTTTCCACATCAAGATAAAAGTTCGTATCAAGTGCAAACTGTCTTGCCATTGCGTGTGTATTCGGCGTTGTGAAACCTATGCCGCTGCCTGAGCAGCCAAGCTCTGGTGTTCTTGCACTTAAACTTCCGGGCGCATAATACGGACATGGTATAGGCTCGCCATTTGCAGATGGTCCGAGATCGCCAAACTCCATATCGTATGTTTTATTCTCTCTTAAGATATAAACAACATGGGTTATGTTCGACCATGCTGCTTTTATATTAGCAGGTACCGGTGCGTGTTCAGGATTGACAAAATCATTCTTAAGTACCTGTGCAGTATAAATGCTTAATTGCGATACTGCAGGCTTTGTAATATCCGATACAGAACTGTGCACATACCAATCATAATGGGCAAAATCAAGGATATTCCACGTGTTTGGTGCTATAAGCGCTGGCATCCATGGACCGTGCCCGATGCCCTCCGTGTTTACGGCAAATATGTGATCATTCATCGGATCAACTGCTATATCGGCAGGATACCATGCGGTTGGTATTCTGCCGATAACCTGATCACTTGCTGTATCTATTACCGCAATAGAGTTATCCGCTGCAAGTGCTACGTACAACCATTTCCCGTCATTTGAAAATGCAAGCCCATCAGGCGAGCCTCCTACTACTGGCGCTCCTGTATACGCTGCGAGTGTTATCGTATCCGCTACTATATTTGTTTTTGTGTTTATTACACTCACCGAATCGCTAAGCGTGTTTGCAACATAAACCTTTGTTCCGTCAGCTGATGAGGCAATTGCCGCAGGGCCTGTTTGAACAGGAATAGTTGCTGTTACTGTAGGTGCACCTGCGAGTGATATTACAGATACCGTCCCGGAGCCCCTGTTTGTCACATAAGCGTTCTTTCCATCAGGTGTTACTGCTATTGCCCATGGATACTGTCCTACGGTTACTGTATAGGTCTGAGACATGGTTGACAGGTCTATAATGGATACCGTTTCACCGGGATACTGGTAGCCTGAATTATAACCAACATTATTTGCTGTAAGCAGTGTATTCCCGCTTATTGTGATACCTGCGGGTGTCGGCATAAGTGTCTTTGCTAATGTAGCTGAATAATAAG
This region of Deltaproteobacteria bacterium genomic DNA includes:
- a CDS encoding MBL fold metallo-hydrolase; translated protein: MKQLKDDTYLLESGKFVNIYAIVQGKNVLIIDTGTPGKADNMLKELAGIGIKPSDVKAVIITHAHPDHTGSCAALIDKTRAKLYVHKDDLDVLVGKSGPPRPRYLLEKLSAFMIKHVWKYKPPLDAIPVDEDSSISGFDGLKIIHTPGHTPGSISVLYERTGTLFCGDAINKRSDKLTGPIKYFTVDADQAWHSVGKIAALNFNSLCPGHGNWLYQDAQQKVHDLLTNNKPDQP
- a CDS encoding 2-hydroxyacid dehydrogenase; protein product: MNNVIVTFSTDDETRKLIREFIPEVVFINGLSGYERLDAIKNASILFAWNINRELSHDEIKLLSGIKFIQLLSAGADHLPFESLPVDAVIASNAGAYAAAMAEHVLGMILALSKNLLQGHKKLKNLEFDHSVMSGYIRGSVCGILGFGGIGKAVAELMIPFEAKIYAINTSGKTDERVDFIATLNDIDTVLRESDILVIALPLTKYTRGVIGERELGLMKHNAILVNVARGDIINEKALYDHLKDNPDFKAGIDAWWIEPFRSGEFRMTYPFLDLPNVIGSPHNSALVKATLVEAVRYAAKNVSAFINGKSIKGLIRRSDYV
- a CDS encoding rubredoxin: MKKYRCTVCGYVYDPALGDHEGGIPPGTDFNDLPDTWVCPLCGAMKDEFGIEE
- a CDS encoding FprA family A-type flavoprotein; the protein is MGLKKIKDNVFLAGAVDWDRRLFDSLIPIPDGTSYNAYLIYGKNKTALLDTVDPSMTDMLMQNLKDVKNIDFIISHHAEQDHSGSIPAVLNRYGNAQVITSSKGKPMLIDHLHIPEDRIATVEDGAKLDLGGKTLEFIYTPWVHWPETMVSYLHEDKILFTCDLFGSHLALSELYCKEEWKVCEAAKRYYAEVMMPFRANINKHLERLAKYSTEIIAPSHGPLYNNIDCIVKSHTKWVADTVSNEVIIPYVSMHGSTQLLVDYLTDALTGKGIKVERFDLTVTDLGKLAISLVDAATMVMGSPTVLSGAHPIVMSAAFLANALRPKLKFASIIGSYGWGGRMIEDIQKTIPNLKIQMLENVLIKGKPDAQAYSAVERLANEIAAKHHEINIL
- a CDS encoding beta-propeller fold lactonase family protein → MKRLLLFNIASFLMAAAISGCGRGTTSTVAVSPNILWAANGYKLTPAGVQIGADRKSIAQAGTMAITPDGKTVLVLSTGWVKTGGSHGITAIDAMADTITSYLSLRPYESFYGMAVTSTFSGFNIFVPGIQNQKGYVLDISIDASRKMSLQNSIPLASYYSATLAKTLMPTPAGITISGNTLLTANNVGYNSGYQYPGETVSIIDLSTMSQTYTVTVGQYPWAIAVTPDGKNAYVTNRGSGTVSVISLAGAPTVTATIPVQTGPAAIASSADGTKVYVANTLSDSVSVINTKTNIVADTITLAAYTGAPVVGGSPDGLAFSNDGKWLYVALAADNSIAVIDTASDQVIGRIPTAWYPADIAVDPMNDHIFAVNTEGIGHGPWMPALIAPNTWNILDFAHYDWYVHSSVSDITKPAVSQLSIYTAQVLKNDFVNPEHAPVPANIKAAWSNITHVVYILRENKTYDMEFGDLGPSANGEPIPCPYYAPGSLSARTPELGCSGSGIGFTTPNTHAMARQFALDTNFYLDVETSIQGHPLAIDGFLSDYLQRIWSINTDYGGSNRADDSTDPIATLPSNSLFQELYNAGITFSDFGESLITLRPISIQNNNLLPEMVMPGYNATWANLFSDTQRAAYFVSTFNNMVQTNSFPQFVYLTLGDDHYPPGDYSENDYATAMIVDAISHSPYWKNTVIFIDEDDPQVGIDHIDQKRSFAIVISPYVKHGYISNEHYTFTSILKTIELIFNLPPMTQYDDTALPMYDMFQSTPDLTPFTALPETWSTISSPTT